The Thermomonospora amylolytica sequence CGAGCAGGACGCGCTGCGGCTCGGCCGGCGGATCGTGGCGCGGCTCAACCACCGCAAGCTCGGACCCGCGCCCGGCCCGGTGGTCGAGCCGCTGCACGACCCGGAGGAGCTGGCCGGGATCGTTCCGGAGGACCTGAAGATCCCGTTCGACCCGCGCGAGGTGATCGCCCGGATCGTGGACGGGTCGGACTTCGACGAGTTCAAGCCGCTGTACGGGCCGAGCCTGGTCACCGGGTGGGCGCGGCTGCACGGGTACCCGATCGGGATCCTGGCCAACGCGCAGGGCGTGCTGTTCAGCGCCGAGTCGCACAAGGCCGCCCAGTTCATCCAGCTGGCCAACCAGCGCGACATCCCGCTGCTGTTCCTGCACAACACCACCGGCTACATGGTCGGCAGGGAATACGAGCAGGGCGGCATCATCAAGCACGGCGCCCAGATGATCAACGCGGTGAGCAACAGCAAGGTCCCGCACCTGACGGTGGTGATGGGGGCCTCGTACGGGGCGGGCAACTACGGCATGTGCGGCCGGGCGTACGACCCGCGCTTCCTGTTCACCTGGCCGAGCGCCAAGTCCGCGGTGATGGGGCCGCAGCAGCTCGCCGGGGTGCTGTCGATCGTGGCGCGGGCCGCCGCCCAGGCCCGGGGCCAGGCGTACGACGAGGACCAGGACCGGGCCATGCGGGAGATGGTGGAGAACCAGATCGAGGCCGAGTCGCTGCCGTTCTTCCTGTCCGGCCGGCTCTACGACGACGGGGTGATCGACCCCCGGGACACCCGGACCGTGCTGGGGCTGTGCCTGTCGGCGATCTGCACGGCCCCGGTCCGCGGCGCCGACGGCTTCGGCGTCTTCCGGATGTGACGGACCGATGACCGCAACGGAGCGCCAGCGGAGTGAGGATCTTCGGTCCCTCTTCGCGGGGGTTTGGGGGTCGTCCCCCAGAAGAAAGGCGTGGGCATGATCGAGACGGTGCTGGTGGCCAACCGGGGGGAGATCGCCCGGCGGGTGTTCCGGACGTGCCGGGACCTGGGGGCCGGGACGGTGGCGGTGTTCTCCGACGCCGACGCCGGGGCGCCGCACGTGCGGGAGGCGGACCGGGCGGTGCGGCTGCCGGGGGAGACGCCGGCGGACACGTACCTGCGGGGGGACCTGATCGTCCGGGCGGCGGTGGCGGCCGGGGCGGACGCGGTGCATCCCGGGTACGGGTTCCTGTCGGAGAACGCGGCGTTCGCGCGGGCCGTGCAGGAGGCCGGGCTGACCTGGGTGGGGCCGCCGCCGGAGGCGATCGAGGCGATGGGCTCCAAGGTCGCCGCCAAGAAGCTGATGGCCGACGCGGGCGTGCCCGTGCTGCCCGAGCTGGACCCGGACGCGGTGACCGAGGCGGACCTGCCGATCCTGGTGAAGGCGTCGGCGGGCGGCGGCGGCCGGGGCATGCGGATCGTGCGCACCCTCGCGGAACTGCCGGACGCGGTCGCCGGGGCGGCGCGGGAGGCGCAGTCGGCGTTCGGCGATCCGACCGTGTTCTGCGAGCCGCTGCTGGAGTCGGGCGCCCGGCACATCGAGGTGCAGATCCTCGCGGACCGCCACGGCACCGTGTGGACGCTGGGGGAGCGGGAGTGCTCCATCCAGCGCCGCCACCAGAAGATCCTCGAGGAGGCCCCCTCCCCGGCGGTCGGCCCGGACCTGCGGGAACGGCTCTGCCGAGCGGCCGCGGACGCCGCACGCGCGATCGGATACGTCGGGGCGGGGACCGTGGAGTTCCTGCTCGGGCCTGACGGGCGGTTCTTCTTCCTGGAGGTCAACACC is a genomic window containing:
- a CDS encoding acyl-CoA carboxylase subunit beta, producing MTVLTSALDSDDPEYRRRRDYMLGKVAELEAEHAKALAGGGDKYVRRHRDRGKLLARERIELLLDPDSPFLELSPLAAWGTDFPVGASAVTGIGVVAGVECMIIANDPTVRGGASNPWTVKKIFRAADIALENRLPVINLVESGGADLPSQKEIFIPGGRMFRDLTRLSAAGIPTIALVFGNSTAGGAYVPGMCDHVVMVKERAKVFLGGPPLVKMATGEESDDEELGGAEMHARVSGLADYMAEDEQDALRLGRRIVARLNHRKLGPAPGPVVEPLHDPEELAGIVPEDLKIPFDPREVIARIVDGSDFDEFKPLYGPSLVTGWARLHGYPIGILANAQGVLFSAESHKAAQFIQLANQRDIPLLFLHNTTGYMVGREYEQGGIIKHGAQMINAVSNSKVPHLTVVMGASYGAGNYGMCGRAYDPRFLFTWPSAKSAVMGPQQLAGVLSIVARAAAQARGQAYDEDQDRAMREMVENQIEAESLPFFLSGRLYDDGVIDPRDTRTVLGLCLSAICTAPVRGADGFGVFRM